In the Bacteroidota bacterium genome, CGCAGTTTTCCTGAATCCAACTATTGTTTTCGAGAAATTTATTCAAAGGAATTGAACCATTTTCATGATTGACATAGCAAAATGATAAAATGGTTTTTAGTTCTTTGTCTACCGGGTTAATAATTTTCTTTTTTAATCCTTTCGCTTTTTTAATTTGTGAAAGTGCAAATTTACCAAACGTAGATTTGCACAATTTCGATAATACCATTTCGGGTTTAATATCTTCTAAAAAAGGATGCTTATAAATAATACTATGTTTTGGGGTGCTCAACAATTCTAGAATATTGGGATTATTTGTGGCTAAAAGCTCCATAAAACGCCCTAATTCATAAAATGTAATATCGTTTGTTGAATTACTTATTTGAGGTGTATAATGTAACCCATAATAACTTTCCTTGGAAGCAAGAAAAACGCCTTTAATATCTGTATCAGAATTTTCAGTATCGAGGCCATATGCTTTACTGCCACTGATACATTCTAAAATGATTAAATTTTGTTCACGTAAATCTTCAATGGTCATTAGTGTGGCAACATTTTAATGAAAAAACTATTTAATTCATTGATATCACCTTTTGAGGCGGGTAAAGAATTTGCTTCGGCTTCTGCCAGCATAATGGAATCCAAAATAAAACTATTTAATTCAGTTTCCTGAAGATGAAAATAGGATTCATTTTTAGTTAATTTTAGTTCGATTAACTGATAAATTTTCGTTTTTAGATTATTTGATAGTGATAAACCCTCCAGCATATGGTGAAATACAATAGGTGGAGGTGATGATTTTTCTAAAATCCATTTGCATGCAATAGCAGTGCGTAGTGCATAAAAAAGTTTTTTAAGTTTCACTTGCTCAGCACCATTAATTTCTTCAAAAATGCGTTTTGTCATATTTAAATAATGATGCATTGTTGCAATTTTTGAATAGGTATGTAACGAGAGTGACTGCATACCTTTTAAAAATTCGGGATTAGCCATGTATATTATTGGTGACTGCAGTCTTTCTAATAAAGACGCGTTTGATTTCCATAGCAGGTTTAAAGTCTTTTTTAAGTCCCAGCCGGATAAGTCGAATTCATTATTTTCATACATACACTCAATGGTATCCTTCTTTTCGTTAAGAGCAAGATACCAATCTCTAGGATGTCGATAAATAAACCGAACATCAAAATCGCTATCCGGAGAAGGGAAACCCCAGGCACGTGAACCGGTTTCACAAGCTAATAATATTTCAATATTGCGTTCAGCCTGAACTTGATTTAGATAATGTATGATTTTATCGTGCATGCAATAAATTCCTTGATATTAATTTAAATTAGCAAAAAGCAATAATCTATAAAGGTAGTAATTCTTAATTTTCTTATTTAGAAAATGTAATCTCCCTTATTCCAGTATCCTTGAACCGGAGGTAATAAATCATTTTAATCTCATTGTCGGTGGAGCAAAAAAGCAATGTGCTAAAATCAATTGGACCATCTAAGGCAAATGGCTCGTAATTTTTAACCAACAAAAAGCCTTTGCGTTCCTGCAGTTTATAATAACAGCAATTAGCTAATATTCCACGTTTAGGGGAAACAATGATATAATCTTTACTGGAAAATACTCTTTTTTCTTCTGTGTATAGAAACAAAACAAAACTTATGAGCAGTGCACCTAATAATCCACGTATAATAAAACCTGTTACAAGAATTAAGGGGAGGAGTGGATATACTAAAAAATAATAACTTAAATTTTTAAAAGGTTTTCGATATTTAAAAAATAGCCATAAACCACTAAGCCCAAGAAATATTTTAATACCTGAAATGATATTTCCATTTAAACTGTAGTTTGTAAAATGCTTTAACAGATAATTTAAAATAATAATTATCAAGGAAAGAAAGTGAATGTATACTAGTTTTTTATGTAATGAGGTGTTCAAATAAGAATTATTTAATTTATAAAATAAACTGTAAATCATTCCTGCTTTTCTTCATGCTTTATTTTGTAGCGGGTATTAAAAGTTATGACCGAGGCAAATAATATGGGGAGCAAAGCCATATAATTTTTATGATAACAGAAGTAACAAATAGCAACTGCTAAGCAACCCCAAAATATAAAATTAAGTAATTTGCCGATTATAAATAAAAAATTTCTTGTTGGCTCATTTAGTTTAGAATTAATTCGACTTATAATAGTGGTAAATAATAAGCCAATTAAATATACTAATAAAGTTAAACCTATATATATTGCTACAATTATAGCGATAAACCTTTCAGAACCATTTTGTGTAATGCAATTAACTATAAATTGAATACAAAAACACACCACTAAAATAATTATAACGGGTCTAAACAAATAATACCACGTTTTTATTAAAAACTCCTTGCGTTCCATTTTATTAGTGTTGACCTTAAAAGTAAGAAAAATTCTTGAGATTGGTTAGGGCGGTGTGGGTGATATGTTAAAACCACAGATTTAAGGCGAATTTTACTTTGTTACACAATCAAAAACGCAATATTCTTCAAAATTATCGTTTAATATAAAGGTAACAGTACAGGTTTCTTCCTTAAGTATTTCACCGTTAAAGTTATAATAGATTCTATATTCAGAATCCTTGCAAGATTTAACTATTTTCTTTAGCTGTCCATTAGGGTAATAACTTTTAAGAATTACGGTGTCCAATGAATTAAGCATTTCATAACATATAAACCCACTTGGATAATAACTTGCTCTTTCCCATTCAATGTGCATGGTTTTATTTACTAGTCGTATACTTTTTAAAAGACCGGTATTATAAAAGGTATGCATACTATCCTTAAAGTTATTTGTATAAAAACTTTTTTCTACAATTAAACCTGTCGAATCGATTTTGAGTATTATGCCGGAACCTTTGCTACCAATTATGTTACCTGACGAATCGTATGAAGCAATTAATTTAGCGTGATATTCCAATTCACTTTTGTAAATGCCTTCCCATTCAACGTATTCTATAATACTTTCAATATTGCCATTTATATAATATTGATGCCAGAGTCCATATTTTTTCCCCTTCTTAATTTTGCCATAAGATTTGAGTAATCCATTAATATAATATTCCGTCAATTCGCCATTTCCATCAATAATAATTTGATTGCCGTTAACCCATTTATTTAAATAAAATTTGTTGCCATTTATATATTTGTCCTGTTGAATCAAGCTGCCGATTGAATCATATAAGTCCCAGATGCCTTGGTTGTAAACTCCGTCATTATACGAAATTGCCTTAAGATTTCCGTTTGCCCAATAAAGTGTTTCTTGAGCGAGGTTTTTAAATTGTGCGGAAGCCGAATTTAAAATAAGCATAAAATATAGGGATCCCAGAGTTTTCATATGGTTTATACTTGGTAAATACTTGTTTAGGAATTACAATAGACCTGTAAACGAAAATCTATAAATAATATTATGTTGGAAATTAGAATTTCCAATGAGAAATTTAGAATTAACTTAATGCTATGGTTTTTCTTATAAACGAAAAACCTTTTTCATTTTATTTATTCCAAAAATAATACATATTATCCCCATCCATGACAGTAATATAAGTAAAAATATATATGCAGTATTGCTTATCGGATTGTTCTCATAAGTTTTATTATTAAATTTTAATTCCATGTTTTTATTTATAATAGCTTCGTAAACAGTTATTTCCGGCCAAAAAAAATGTTTTTCCTTTAAAGTTGGTTCTTCGGTTCGAATTATTTTTTTATTATAATCATTCAACGTAATCATGAAAATAGCTTGTTGCCCTTTTTGAAACCTTCCAAAAGTATTGAAATAACCAGAGGGATTAACAAAATTATAAATTTTAAATCTTAGTTCAGGGTATTCTGATAATTCAAGTGTTATTGTAGAAGTTTCGCGATTATTTTTACCGTCATCGATGTCTGGCGTTGTGTTTAGGTGGCCTTCTACTAAAAAAAGATCCTCATAATTGACATCCAGTTGTGAGTGATTCTTTATTGAAAGTACCAAGGTAAACATACATAAGCCAGCTACTACTGAAATTATACTTAGAAATTTTATTTCGAAAATTTCAATTTTATTTTTTAGAGGTTCATCTTTGCTTGGAAAACCCCAATTGTTTAATTGTTCAAATAACTGAAAGTTATTTTCAGTCATATTTTCAATAAACAAATAAACCTGTTTTTCGGTTTTTAAATATAAGTAATTAATTTTGTATTTAGTGGTATGTCCAAAGGCCAAGATTTCACTTTTTTCTATTTTTACTGATACTAACCCGAAAACCCATTTGATGATCAAATGTTTTTCGTAGACATCCACGGCTTTATACTCTGCAAATGCTTTCGTTAAAAAATATAATGTACAAACGAATAAGGCGACTGCAAAAATGAATGTATCAATTTGGAAATATTCATATCTGAATAATTTTTGGCAAAAGTTTAAATTTATATAAATAAGTGCCAAAGTAAGTATTACACTTAAAATGCCTAGGCCGGGTAGAAATCTTCCTTTTGATATAATTTGCGACATTAATACTTAATTACCAATTTAAAGTTAAAAAAATATGTTTAATTATGGGAATAATTTCCACTATGGATATTCAAACCCATAACGAAATTTAATCAACTTGTTGTTGAGAAAATAATAATTTGCAAAATATAAATTATCATATTCTTCATAGATCAGAATGGTTAATCCATTTTCTTTTTACTTCAGTTGGCCCGCCGAGATTTGATTGTAATTGTTCTACCGCTTGCCCCAAATACACGCCCCGACCTGTTTTGAATTGCTCGACATTAAGTAAGAATGGCTTTTTATAGAACGTATCCAGTGAAGCTGAATATTCAACCAAATATTGTTGAAAGTCACAATTTACACTGCCATAAATCATAAACATTGTTAACAATTGATCCCCTTTGTTGTTGAATACTTGAATAGATGGTAAATCTTGGTTATCAGGTAATAAATCATATTGGTTGCCAAATAAAGCTTTTACAGTATCGCAATCACCAAAAATTATATTGTTTATTGTAGTGTCTTTAAAACGTGTTATTTCTTTCGCACCATTTGGATGTATTATTTGTTTCGGGCTTAAATGTTCTGCTTCGAGTTGAGTATTGGGATTATTTGAAGTGGGTACAGATTCAGTGTTAAATAAATTATCATTTGAAGATTCGCTAGTGTTTTTCGTTTTGCACGAATAAATCAGAAGTATTATTATAATTGACAATACTTTTTTCATATAGTAATGGCCAGGTTGTCCAAATATATTAATAATTTAGCAATTTTATAAATTTAATGGGATGAAAACATGACACCACGATTCGTTATGGCTTAGAGGTTAGTTATATGGGTTGATGATGTGTTGTGAAATCCTTAAAATCTGATTTATATAAAGAATTTCCAGTGCTGTCAAATTCCTGAATGATTTCATTTGAGTAATCAACTATTCCTTTTAATGCACCATTTCTAAAATATATTTTATGGACTCCTATTGGAGTAGTTGATTTAAAATTACTACTTGACTTAATTTGGCGTTGACAAAAATTGCCCTCATACCAAACTTTACCCATTTCATAAGGAGCAACTATATATACAGTATCAACATAGATATGGAAAGACTTTAATGGAATTAAATATTTTTCATTTGCTGCCGGATAACCTTGCCATGCGATGGTATCATTTATATAATAGGTTACCGCCAAAGCTTTTTGTCTGTAGGTATACCAATAGTAAAAAATGCCCTCGCGTTTACCCAATTTATAATTTCCTTCAATTCCACCACCGGTTTCTAAGGAAATATAATATCCATCCAATAAATCGTCTTTATAGGTGGCTTTTTCTACCATCTTGCCGCTCCGCTCTTTAACCCATATGCCTTGTTTAAATCCATTAACATCAGTATAATTTGTTTGTTCATGCAAATTGTGAACTACCGTATCTACAATAACCGCAGCGCTATTTTCTGATTTTATAATGGCATTCGGATTTTCTGAAGACTTATTATTTGAACATCCAATTTGCAAAAAAATACCAACCACTAGAAGATAAAGCGATGTTTTCCAGTGACTAAATAAACTACATATATTACTATTTAATGGTTTATACAACTTCATTTAATCGGCAAAAACGAAAAAAACTTAATACAAATTATTGATTCGTAAAACTTATTTGAGAATACCAAAATTCTCATAAACCAATAAAAGTATTCCATCCTGTTCAAAATGTCGTGAAGATTTTAATTTCAGTCTGCGGTTTGTAGTGATATTACTAAATATAGGTGTGCCCTGACCTATTATAACAGGGTCGAGCATAATCTGATATTCGTCAATTAAACCGGCATCGGCGAATTGACTAACAATGCTGCCGCTGCCTAAAATGGTCATGTTGTTTCCGGGTGATTGTTTTAACTGCTTTACCTGTTCAAGTATATCGCCGCTTAAAATGTTTGTATTTTGCCATGCGGCTGACTTTAGGGAAGTGGAGAAAACAAATTTTTGTGCTTTATTCATGTTTTCTGCAACTGTAGGGAATGCTGCAGCAGCCTGCGGCGAAGGCCAGAACCCTGCCATCATATCATAAGTTTTTCTTCCAAATAGCAAGGCATTTCCTGAGGACGATGAGTTTGCTGCATAATCGGCTGCTTCTTTACTGTTTAACTGGTG is a window encoding:
- a CDS encoding nucleotidyltransferase domain-containing protein, giving the protein MHDKIIHYLNQVQAERNIEILLACETGSRAWGFPSPDSDFDVRFIYRHPRDWYLALNEKKDTIECMYENNEFDLSGWDLKKTLNLLWKSNASLLERLQSPIIYMANPEFLKGMQSLSLHTYSKIATMHHYLNMTKRIFEEINGAEQVKLKKLFYALRTAIACKWILEKSSPPPIVFHHMLEGLSLSNNLKTKIYQLIELKLTKNESYFHLQETELNSFILDSIMLAEAEANSLPASKGDINELNSFFIKMLPH
- a CDS encoding dihydrofolate reductase — translated: MRKLTSFTFLTLNGFYKGLNEDTGWHHQLNSKEAADYAANSSSSGNALLFGRKTYDMMAGFWPSPQAAAAFPTVAENMNKAQKFVFSTSLKSAAWQNTNILSGDILEQVKQLKQSPGNNMTILGSGSIVSQFADAGLIDEYQIMLDPVIIGQGTPIFSNITTNRRLKLKSSRHFEQDGILLLVYENFGILK